A stretch of Polypterus senegalus isolate Bchr_013 chromosome 3, ASM1683550v1, whole genome shotgun sequence DNA encodes these proteins:
- the serpinh2 gene encoding serine (or cysteine) peptidase inhibitor, clade H, member 2 isoform X2, which translates to MLLFLAFVLLNTLFSVQSESNQDSRAMAADNTWNVGLRLYHSIRKNSSSSDQQNVLFSPLLVTLSLGSLSTGAKGTTQQQIHKLLRTSEMKVDKAHELMVELRRSFHRLQNSSYFLHSGSALFIASRAAHRFLQGSGLQVHHSMDFTDKGQVLQTINKWAEKSTDTKVSSMAGDVTGGGAVLADAMHFKGLWDREFERDGLDTRTFLGSHYTKVRMMHRAGIYRHFEDIEKMVQVLEMPLVDNGASIIFLMPLHVQPLSRLESMLTQNQINTWLGKLKEQTVSISLPMLTLRSTFDIQIHAVISGRLKEAVQSGDRIKCDWSRQGSLHWEAG; encoded by the exons ATGCTGCTATTCCTTGCTTTTGTCCTTCTCAATACACTGTTCTCCGTTCAATCAGAGTCAAACCAAGACTCCAGGGCCATGGCTGCAGATAACACCTGGAATGTTGGCCTCAGGCTGTACCACTCCATCAGGAAGAACAGCTCATCCTCTGACCAGCAGAACGTCTTGTTCAGTCCTTTACTTGTAACTTTATCTCTCGGCTCTCTGTCCACCGGGGCCAAAGGCACCACAcagcaacaaatccacaagctgCTTAGAACAAGTGAGATGAAAGTGGACAAGGCCCATGAGTTAATGGTGGAGCTCCGGAGATCATTTCACAGGTTGCAGAACAGCAGCTACTTTCTTCACAGTGGTAGTGCCCTCTTCATTGCCAGCAGGGCAGCACACCGCTTTCTGCAAGGTAGTGGCCTGCAAGTTCACCACAGCATGGACTTCACAGACAAGGGACAGGTGCTGCAAACCATCAACAAGTGGGCCGAGAAGAGCACAGACACGAAGGTGTCCAGTATGGCTGGAGATGTGACTGGAGGTGGAGCTGTGCTGGCAGATGCAATGCACTTCAAAG GTCTTTGGGACAGGGAGTTTGAGAGAGATGGATTAGACACTAGGACGTTTCTGGGCAGCCACTACACGAAAGTGCGCATGATGCACCGGGCAG GCATCTACAGGCACTTTGAAGACATAGAAAAGATGGTGCAAGTCTTAGAGATGCCACTGGTGGACAACGGGGCCTCTATCATTTTCCTCATGCCGTTACACGTCCAACCACTGAGCCGTCTTGAATCCATGCTGACTCAGAATCAGATCAACACATGGTTGGGGAAGCTGAAAGAACAGACAGTGTCCATCTCATTACCCATGTTGACTCTGAGGAGCACCTTTGATATACAG ATACATGCTGTGATCTCCGGGAGATTGAAGGAGGCAGTGCAATCAGGAGACAGAATCAAGTGTGACTGGAGCAGGCAGGGGTCTTTACACTGGGAGGCAGGATAA